Genomic DNA from Leucobacter triazinivorans:
TCGCCGACGCCCTCCAGGAGCGGGCACGCGACATCGTGCGGGCGAATGCGGTCGAGCTGCGGGAGGCGCCGCCCGAGGCGCACGAGATCGGCGCGCCGGTCAGCCTCGAATCGGGCGACCAGCGCCACCTGGTCGCCGAGCGCAAGATCGGCGGCGGCCCGTTCACGCGGGAGGACCAGCACGCCCTCGTCACCCTCGCCCACGTCGCGAGCGAAGCGGCACGGGTGCAGAGCGAGGTCGACGTACTCGAACGCCGCGCGAACAGCGACACGCTGACCGGCCTGCCGAACTACGGCGCATTCCAGAAGGCACTCGTCGAGGCGAACGAGCATCGGCCCTACCACGAGGGCATCGCCCTGCTCTTCATCGATCTCGACAACTTCAAGAAACTCAACGACAACTTCGGGCACCGCGCCGGCGACGAACTGCTCTGCGCGATCGCCGAGCGCCTGCAGAGCAGCGCGGGCGGCGGAGACTTCGTGTCCCGTGTCGGCGGCGACGAGTTCGTGGTCATCCTCACGGGGCTCGTCTCCCTCGAACAGGCGAAGGAGTCGGCCGACCGGATCATCGAGAAGATCAATCAGCCGCTCTCGCTGGAGGGGCGATACATGCGCCCGATCGTCAGCGCCGGCCTGGCCTTCTCGAGCCACCGCGAGCTCGACGCTCAGACGCTCGTCGAAGACGCGGATCGGACGATGCTGCAGGTCAAGCGCTCGCGCCGCCAGGGCGGGCACCTCGAGGAGAGCAGCGTGAGCGTCTCGCTGCACCGTTCGACGCGCACCAACGACATCGTCGCCCGCGCCATTCGCGGTAACCGGCTGAGCCTCGCGTTCCAACCGATCGTGAGCATCGAGCGCGGCAGCATCTGGGCGTTCGAGGCCCTCGTGCGCTATGTCGATCCCGAGCTCGGCCCTATCTCGCCTCCGTCCCTCGTCGCGCGAGCCAAGAGCCTCGGTCTCATGAACGAGCTCACCCAGCAGGTCATCACCAAGGCGCTCGAAGCGGCCGAGCAGTTCCGACGTCTCGAACCGGACATCGACTGCATGACCGTGAACATCGAACTGGGGCAGATCAGCGAAGCCGAACTCGGGCCCTTCATCCGCGCCGCAGCGGCGGCGCACCCCGACATCAGGCTGTGCATCGAACTCAACGAGCGCTCGCTGCGCTCGGTGACCGACGATCTGAGACGCGATGCGGAAGCCATGCAGGAGGCCGGTGTGATCATCGCGCTCGACGACTACGGCTCGGACGACTCCCCCGTCGGCGCGCTCGTCCGCTTCCCGATGAACATCCTGAAGATCGACAAGAGCCTCATCAGCGACCTCGAGGATGTGCGCCAGCGCGAGGTGATCAGAGCGCTGCAGGGATTCGGGGACAATCTCCAGCACACGGTCGTGGTCGAGGGCATCGAGAACCGGGCGATGGC
This window encodes:
- a CDS encoding EAL domain-containing protein produces the protein MFRRRGATNRGNALSVLFAAIALGVIGTGWFLLIRSEPASWTHVIATIAGVVICAPFAIHVGRSAGYPLVGVGVVILAIPPVPESAVLGVSVWALGVAISLLVLRRSPLHALSVTGTSIVGAFAFVAVHGALSALGVWQLPAFVAAAAAYYLLFLLGECARQWPRSTPDHGFSLSSISFPRVALVVLGIGVIATLMNYVNSSLIPWFEHNPAASRRSFVVLLTASLLYVLAQRQRYTAIEHRLNALIDAAVELPRETGRGIADALQERARDIVRANAVELREAPPEAHEIGAPVSLESGDQRHLVAERKIGGGPFTREDQHALVTLAHVASEAARVQSEVDVLERRANSDTLTGLPNYGAFQKALVEANEHRPYHEGIALLFIDLDNFKKLNDNFGHRAGDELLCAIAERLQSSAGGGDFVSRVGGDEFVVILTGLVSLEQAKESADRIIEKINQPLSLEGRYMRPIVSAGLAFSSHRELDAQTLVEDADRTMLQVKRSRRQGGHLEESSVSVSLHRSTRTNDIVARAIRGNRLSLAFQPIVSIERGSIWAFEALVRYVDPELGPISPPSLVARAKSLGLMNELTQQVITKALEAAEQFRRLEPDIDCMTVNIELGQISEAELGPFIRAAAAAHPDIRLCIELNERSLRSVTDDLRRDAEAMQEAGVIIALDDYGSDDSPVGALVRFPMNILKIDKSLISDLEDVRQREVIRALQGFGDNLQHTVVVEGIENRAMADVLVELGVRDAQGYYFGRPLPLAQTLDRIRRSSTQATLRR